The Chrysiogenia bacterium nucleotide sequence GGCCGCTACCGAGGGCGGCGGCTACGACGATTACTACTGAACAACTCTGTCTAGTCCGTAGAGCCCGCCCAGCCACCAATGAAGACTCCCGAATCCTTGTGCGATGCGCGTGCATCCATCTGGTTGCGCGGCGATTGTCGATGACCTCAGAGAGGTGCTTGTCGGCGTGGCGCCGCAAGTACATACTCGCCGCGTTCCCTCCATGAAGACTCAGGGGACGCCTCGGAGCGGTCCGATGAACGAAACTCGCACCCTTCTCAAGCAAGCCCTCGACGACCTCGACATCGATGCACTGCGCCAGGAGTATCTGGCCAACGATGAGTTCCTGTTCGTGGAGAAATTCCTCCCCGAGGCGCTGCTCTCGCGTTGGCAGGCCGAGCTCGATCAGCTCCGCCCGCGCATTCATCGCAATTTCATTCCGCGCCACAAGAAGGGCGGCAGCGTCGATTTCAATACGCTGAGCAAGTTCGCGCCCACCATCCGCGAAGTCTATTCGAGCCCCGAATTCTTCGATTTCGTTGCCAGACTCACCGGTGCGAAAATTCAGCACTGTCCCGACAGCGACCTGCACCGTTGCGCGCTCTATGCCTACACCGAGCCGGGCGACCACATCGGCTGGCATTACGATACGTCCTACTATCGCGGCCAGCGCTTCACAGTGCTCGTCGGGCTGGTCGATGAGTCCACTTCGAAGCTGGCCTACCGGCTGCACACCAAAAACAACGGGCACGAAGTCGTCGAGGGCGAAGCCGCCACGCCGCCCGGATGCCTGGTGGTCTTCGACGGCGACAAGCTCCACCACGCGGTCACGCCGCTCGGCGAGGGCCAGCAGCGCTACATCGTCACCATGGAATTCGTCACCGACCAGTCCATGCACTGGTTCCTGCGCTTTGTCTCGAACATGAAGGACGCCATCGCCTACTTCGGCTTCGGCCGGGTTTTTGGCGCCCGGGGGGCCCGCGGCGGCGATCACGGCAGCGACCGTGGCCCCAAGGGCCTGCCGCCCCACGCCGCCTGACGAAAAAGTCTTGGCTAAATCCAAAAAGTCGTGTTAGTCTCGGTGGTTACGTAGGCGAGGGTAAAGGGCTACTCCAAGCTTTTACCCATGCGATGTCCTGATTGCGGCTATCTCCTCCTCGATCCAGAGGCCCACTGCCCCAAGTGTGAGAAGACCCTTGCGCCCTCCGATGAGGCGCCCAAGTCCCCTGTGTCCGATGAGCCGGCCCCCGCAGCCGCCTCCAGCGCGGGCAGCGACGACGTGGGGGACGTGAGCTATCCGTCCTTTTCCGGCACGGGCTCGCGCTCACTGAGTTCCTCGCGGGGTTCGGCCAGCATGAGCGGCGCGCTCGCGACTGCGGCGGCACTGGCCTACGACGATGACGATTCCTCGGACCCGAACCTGCCGGTCACGGGAGAGGCCCAGACGCAGCCCGAGCCCCCGCGTCCGGGCCTTCGCGTCGTGGACATCACCGAAGAAGAATCCGTGGGCGACACCACTGAGAATCATTTCCCGGTGGACTACGACGCACCCGAAGACACGCCAGAACCCGAAACCGCCGCGGCCATCGAAGCGCCTGTAAGCGAAGCCCTCGAAGAAGAGAGCGCCGAGACCACCGGCGACATCACGGCCGATACCTCCGGCGCGCTGGGTGACATGCTCGACAAGGCGCTCGGCGAGGCCACCGACTGGTCGGGCTTCTTCAAGCAGATCTCCGAGCGCGACGAGCTCGCGCGCGTGCAGGCCCAAGCGGCCGCTGACGCAGCCGAGCAGATGGAAGCCGGCGAGGATTCGCGCAGCGACAATATCGTCGATGCAGAGGAAGCGCTCACCGGCGAGCTCGATGCCGACATGGCGGGCGACCTGCCCGATCACCCCGAAGACCTGGAGATGGGCGATTCCACCGATGACGCCGTCGCCATGGACGACGATGAGTTTACGGGCTCGGTCGTCAACGATCCCACGCCG carries:
- a CDS encoding 2OG-Fe(II) oxygenase — translated: MNETRTLLKQALDDLDIDALRQEYLANDEFLFVEKFLPEALLSRWQAELDQLRPRIHRNFIPRHKKGGSVDFNTLSKFAPTIREVYSSPEFFDFVARLTGAKIQHCPDSDLHRCALYAYTEPGDHIGWHYDTSYYRGQRFTVLVGLVDESTSKLAYRLHTKNNGHEVVEGEAATPPGCLVVFDGDKLHHAVTPLGEGQQRYIVTMEFVTDQSMHWFLRFVSNMKDAIAYFGFGRVFGARGARGGDHGSDRGPKGLPPHAA